The following are encoded together in the Pectobacterium punjabense genome:
- a CDS encoding ABC transporter permease yields MLHRLWTLIIKELQSLLRDPQTRSILVLPVILQVSLFPFAATLDVTNATIAIYSEDSGPHAVELTQRFAKAKSFSHVLMLHSPQDVAPTLDNQRALLILRFPPQFSRDITNGNSAPLQLILDGRRSNSAQIAANDVQHIVRDYQLALLAARPAQSATKQNNAFHNNSELVVRHWYNPNLDYKWFVVPSLIAMIATIGVLIVTALSVAREREQGTLEQLLVSPLSTSQIFIGKAVPALIVATFQATIVLLAGILIFHIPFAGSLLLFYTTMLIYGLSLVGFGLLISSLCATQQQAFIGVFVFLMPAILLSGYVSPVENMPIWLQHITWINPIRHFTDITKQIYLKDADFSIIWGSLWPLFIITLTTGSAAYAIFRRNIA; encoded by the coding sequence ATGCTGCATCGTCTGTGGACGTTGATTATCAAGGAACTGCAATCACTGCTGCGCGATCCACAAACGCGCTCCATTCTGGTGCTGCCCGTTATCCTTCAGGTTTCCCTGTTTCCGTTCGCCGCGACGCTCGACGTAACCAATGCAACCATTGCAATTTACAGCGAAGATAGCGGCCCTCACGCAGTAGAGTTGACGCAACGCTTTGCCAAGGCAAAATCCTTTTCTCACGTGCTGATGTTGCATAGCCCACAGGACGTTGCGCCGACGCTGGATAATCAGCGAGCGCTACTGATTCTACGTTTCCCGCCGCAGTTCTCGCGTGACATCACCAACGGGAACAGCGCACCGCTTCAACTGATTCTCGACGGCAGACGTTCCAACAGCGCCCAGATCGCCGCCAATGACGTGCAGCACATCGTGCGTGATTATCAGTTGGCATTGCTGGCAGCCAGACCAGCTCAAAGCGCTACCAAGCAGAACAATGCATTTCATAACAACAGTGAACTGGTGGTACGCCACTGGTATAACCCAAATCTGGACTACAAATGGTTTGTGGTGCCGTCGCTGATTGCCATGATCGCCACTATCGGCGTGTTGATTGTTACGGCGCTTTCTGTAGCACGCGAGCGGGAACAAGGCACATTAGAGCAACTACTGGTTTCACCGCTCTCTACTAGCCAGATATTCATTGGCAAAGCTGTGCCTGCGCTGATCGTCGCCACATTTCAGGCCACGATCGTGCTGCTGGCGGGCATCCTGATTTTCCATATTCCCTTCGCCGGATCGCTACTGCTGTTTTACACCACGATGCTGATCTACGGCCTATCGCTGGTGGGCTTTGGCCTGCTGATATCCTCACTCTGTGCCACACAGCAGCAGGCATTTATCGGCGTGTTCGTCTTCCTGATGCCCGCGATCCTGCTTTCCGGCTATGTCTCACCGGTTGAGAACATGCCAATCTGGTTGCAGCACATCACCTGGATTAACCCCATCCGTCACTTCACCGATATAACGAAGCAAATTTACCTGAAGGATGCGGACTTCAGCATTATCTGGGGCAGTCTATGGCCGCTGTTTATCATCACGCTGACCACAGGCTCGGCAGCCTACGCGATTTTTCGACGGAATATCGCGTAG
- a CDS encoding ABC transporter permease, giving the protein MVEQKNSVEQDNASQHGSTHFSGRRLRALCLKETRQILRDPSSGLIAFVIPLLLLFIFGYGINLDSSRLHVGILLEQQSEDARDLANTFAASPFITPTISNNRQQLIQHMQAGRIRGLIVIPTDFAERLARPGDRAPIQVITDGSEPNTANFVQGYAEGIWLLWQQQRAEDRGYTFEQLIEVQSRYWFNPAAISQHFIIPGAITIIMTVIGAILTSLVIAREWERGTMEALLSTQVTRAELLLSKLIPYYFLGMIAMTLCILVSTFVMQVPYRGSLILLFVISSLFLASTLGMGLLISTLTRNQFNAAMVALNAAFLPAIMLSGFIFEIDSMPEFVRGVSYLIPARYFVSTLQTLFLAGNIGTVLMTNLLFLILSAIVFIGLTAWQTRRRLD; this is encoded by the coding sequence ATGGTTGAACAGAAGAATAGCGTTGAACAGGACAACGCAAGCCAGCACGGCAGCACGCATTTTTCTGGACGTCGCCTGCGGGCGCTGTGTCTGAAAGAGACACGCCAAATCTTGCGCGACCCCAGCAGCGGATTGATTGCGTTCGTGATCCCATTGCTGTTGCTCTTTATTTTTGGCTACGGCATCAATCTCGATTCCAGCCGCCTGCACGTTGGTATTCTACTGGAACAACAGAGCGAAGACGCGCGCGATCTGGCGAATACCTTTGCAGCCTCACCGTTTATCACACCGACCATCAGTAATAACCGCCAGCAGTTGATTCAACACATGCAGGCTGGCCGTATTCGCGGTCTGATCGTGATCCCCACCGATTTTGCCGAACGGCTGGCACGGCCGGGCGATCGTGCGCCAATTCAGGTCATTACCGACGGCAGCGAACCCAACACGGCAAACTTCGTTCAGGGATACGCGGAAGGGATCTGGCTACTGTGGCAACAGCAGCGGGCGGAAGATCGCGGCTACACGTTCGAGCAGCTCATTGAGGTGCAATCACGCTATTGGTTTAATCCAGCCGCCATCAGCCAGCATTTCATTATTCCCGGTGCGATTACCATCATCATGACGGTGATTGGCGCCATTCTCACCTCGCTGGTGATCGCCCGCGAATGGGAGCGCGGGACGATGGAAGCGCTACTCTCTACGCAGGTCACCCGTGCCGAGCTGCTGCTGTCCAAACTCATCCCGTATTACTTTCTTGGGATGATCGCCATGACGCTGTGCATTCTGGTTTCCACCTTCGTCATGCAGGTGCCTTATCGTGGCTCGCTGATTTTGCTGTTTGTTATTAGCAGCCTGTTTCTTGCCAGCACGCTGGGCATGGGGTTGCTGATTTCTACCCTTACCCGCAATCAGTTCAATGCCGCCATGGTCGCACTGAATGCAGCATTTCTGCCTGCCATCATGCTGTCCGGCTTTATTTTTGAAATCGACAGCATGCCAGAGTTTGTCCGCGGCGTGTCGTACCTCATCCCAGCGCGCTATTTTGTCAGCACGCTGCAAACGCTGTTTCTCGCGGGGAATATCGGTACGGTACTGATGACTAACCTGCTGTTTCTCATCCTCTCCGCAATCGTCTTTATTGGTCTGACGGCCTGGCAAACCCGGCGCAGGCTGGATTAG
- a CDS encoding ATP-binding cassette domain-containing protein, giving the protein MTDAPAHISLNGLEKRFAGQEKPALASLTAEIYSGAVTGLVGPDGAGKTTLLRMLAGLLTPSHGTLRVTNLDPINEDRQLHAILGYMPQKFGLYEDLTVMENLTLYADLRGITGDVRKGTFDRLLSFTDLTRFTDRLAGKLSGGMKQKLGLACTLLGQPKVLLLDEPGVGVDPISRRELWHMVHELADDGMLILWSTSYLDEAEQCRDVLLLNEGELLYRGAPRDLTARMVGRCILVDTGTRRHRDVLQEALRLPQVSDGVIQGQYVRLMLKPDADRAALLSALHLETNSLHDTDPRFEDAFIDLLGGGPASDSSLASIMPQIDISGGETVIEAQALTKKFGDFAATDHVSFQVKRGEIFGLLGPNGAGKSTTFKMMCGLLVPTDGKALVLDMDLKTSSGKARQHLGYMAQKFSLYGNLTVEQNLRFFSGVYGLKGKAQRDKMAGMTEAFNFHPIYRQTPDALPLGFKQRLALACALMHEPDILFLDEPTSGVDPLTRREFWIHINGMVNRGVTVMVTTHFMDEAEYCDRIGLVYRGKLIASGTPDELKHQAASQQTPSPTMEEAFIALIQAYDGEAAYG; this is encoded by the coding sequence ATGACTGACGCTCCCGCACATATCTCGCTGAACGGACTGGAAAAACGCTTTGCCGGACAGGAAAAGCCCGCCCTTGCCAGCCTCACCGCTGAAATATACAGCGGTGCCGTGACCGGGCTGGTTGGCCCCGACGGCGCGGGGAAAACCACCCTGCTGCGTATGCTGGCGGGATTATTGACCCCCAGTCACGGCACGTTACGCGTCACCAACCTTGATCCCATCAACGAGGATCGTCAGCTCCATGCCATTTTGGGCTACATGCCGCAGAAATTCGGTCTATATGAAGATCTGACGGTGATGGAAAACCTGACGCTATATGCCGATTTGCGCGGCATCACCGGTGATGTGCGCAAAGGCACTTTTGACCGCCTGCTGTCATTTACCGACTTAACCCGCTTTACCGACAGACTGGCAGGCAAACTGTCCGGCGGTATGAAACAAAAGTTGGGGCTGGCCTGTACGTTGTTGGGACAACCCAAGGTACTTCTGCTGGATGAACCTGGTGTCGGCGTCGACCCCATCTCTCGCCGTGAGCTGTGGCACATGGTGCATGAGTTGGCTGACGATGGCATGTTGATCTTGTGGAGTACGTCTTACCTTGATGAGGCGGAACAGTGTCGGGATGTACTACTGCTGAACGAAGGCGAACTGCTGTATCGCGGTGCGCCGCGCGATCTGACCGCTCGCATGGTAGGACGCTGTATTCTGGTTGATACCGGAACTCGCCGACATCGGGATGTGTTACAAGAGGCACTGCGTCTTCCGCAAGTCAGCGACGGCGTGATCCAGGGGCAATACGTCAGGCTGATGCTAAAACCCGACGCCGATCGGGCAGCGTTGCTCTCCGCCTTACATCTGGAAACCAACAGCCTGCACGATACCGATCCGCGCTTTGAAGATGCGTTTATTGATTTGCTGGGCGGTGGCCCAGCCAGCGATTCATCGCTGGCAAGTATCATGCCGCAAATTGACATCAGCGGCGGTGAAACCGTGATCGAAGCCCAGGCGCTGACGAAGAAATTTGGCGATTTCGCCGCAACCGATCACGTCAGCTTTCAAGTAAAACGAGGTGAGATTTTCGGTCTGCTCGGCCCGAACGGCGCAGGTAAATCAACCACCTTTAAGATGATGTGCGGCCTGCTGGTGCCAACTGACGGCAAAGCGCTGGTGCTCGATATGGATTTGAAAACCAGCTCCGGCAAAGCGCGCCAGCATTTGGGTTACATGGCGCAAAAATTCTCACTCTACGGCAATCTGACCGTCGAACAGAATCTACGGTTTTTCTCCGGCGTCTATGGACTCAAGGGCAAAGCGCAGCGCGATAAAATGGCCGGAATGACCGAGGCCTTCAATTTCCACCCCATTTACCGTCAAACGCCGGATGCCCTGCCGTTAGGGTTCAAACAGCGGCTGGCACTGGCCTGTGCGCTGATGCATGAACCCGATATTCTGTTTCTCGACGAACCAACCTCCGGCGTCGATCCGCTAACCCGACGCGAATTCTGGATACACATCAACGGCATGGTCAATCGCGGCGTCACCGTCATGGTCACCACCCATTTCATGGACGAAGCCGAATACTGTGACCGCATCGGGCTGGTGTATCGTGGCAAGCTGATCGCCAGCGGTACGCCGGACGAGCTGAAGCATCAGGCCGCCAGTCAACAAACGCCATCGCCGACGATGGAAGAGGCGTTTATTGCGCTGATTCAGGCGTACGACGGGGAGGCCGCATATGGTTGA
- the hlyD gene encoding secretion protein HlyD, with product MNKRKLAFAALVLVLLGAGYGFYHHHQQQEKPLTLYGNVDIRTVNLAFRVGGRIAELNVDEGDTVQAGQPLATLDAAPYVNAQHQAQANLASAQAQLQLAQEGYRQEEIAQVRSQVVQSQAAYDYANSFYQRQQGLWDKRAISANMLDDAKTARSQALATLQAAKDKLTQFERGNRPQEIAAAQATVAQAEAGLAQAELDRQDTELLAPSPGVILTRAAEKGSMLATGSTVFTLSLTRPVWVRAYVSEKDLGHVVPGSQMLIYTDSRPNQPYRGKIGFVSPSAEFTPKSVETEDLRTDLVYRLRIVVNDPDDGLRQGMPVTLRFESVRDEEANRATESVRHD from the coding sequence ATGAACAAGAGAAAACTGGCGTTCGCAGCCCTGGTTCTTGTCCTGCTCGGTGCAGGTTACGGTTTTTATCACCACCACCAGCAGCAGGAAAAACCGCTCACGCTCTACGGCAATGTAGATATCCGTACCGTCAATCTGGCCTTCCGCGTCGGCGGCAGAATCGCTGAATTGAACGTTGACGAGGGCGATACCGTACAAGCAGGCCAGCCGCTGGCAACGCTCGACGCCGCGCCTTACGTGAATGCACAACATCAGGCACAGGCGAATCTCGCCAGTGCGCAGGCGCAGCTTCAACTGGCACAGGAAGGCTACCGTCAGGAAGAGATCGCGCAGGTGCGATCTCAGGTCGTCCAAAGTCAGGCTGCCTATGACTATGCTAATAGTTTCTACCAGCGCCAGCAGGGACTGTGGGACAAACGTGCCATTTCCGCCAACATGCTGGACGACGCCAAAACAGCACGTAGTCAGGCGCTTGCAACACTACAAGCAGCGAAAGACAAATTAACCCAGTTTGAGCGCGGTAATCGGCCACAGGAAATCGCCGCGGCACAGGCGACGGTAGCGCAGGCCGAAGCCGGGCTGGCACAAGCGGAATTGGATAGGCAGGATACTGAACTGCTTGCCCCTTCTCCCGGTGTGATCCTCACCCGTGCCGCCGAAAAAGGCAGTATGCTGGCGACGGGCAGCACCGTTTTCACCCTTTCCCTGACTCGTCCCGTTTGGGTGCGCGCCTATGTGAGCGAGAAGGATCTTGGTCACGTTGTGCCCGGTAGCCAAATGCTGATTTACACCGATAGCCGTCCAAACCAGCCTTACCGTGGCAAAATCGGTTTTGTCTCACCAAGCGCCGAATTCACACCAAAGAGCGTCGAAACCGAAGATCTTCGCACCGATCTGGTTTATCGCCTGCGCATTGTGGTTAACGATCCCGATGACGGTTTACGACAAGGTATGCCAGTCACGCTGCGTTTTGAAAGCGTACGCGATGAAGAGGCCAATCGCGCTACCGAGTCCGTTCGCCATGACTGA
- a CDS encoding TonB-dependent receptor yields MRTLLALMPCVLIAPTYAQDDTTKKGEANGDEMVITASRSNIQQQKAPQVVTVITKEQIEQQMQVTSDSSQILSNLLPSFSPSRQKMSGSGETFRGRAALVMIDGIPQSNPLRPTGREMHTVDYSMVERIEVIHGANATNGMGATGGVINIITRRPENGSFNQHVNVQTTIPTEKIRGETASYKTTYRVDGREDYLDYLFSIGYENQGLYLDGNNRPVGVDNTQGDTMDSRAYDLLAKVGYWLDDYQRIQLSVNRYNIKGENNYLSVDGVRRLGIPTTSVRGTPPGEAPNNSIWTTGLTYEHHDLAGMKLSALVFNQRYEALFGATLSDTFQDTSIAPFRTLYDQSRSVANKYGTKLALTKDDLLDDTLKVTVGFDTLYDKGKQDLYLTKRTYVPEMEYTNYSPFIQAEYQLLDNVTLHAGVRHEIAKLQVNDYQTLASNNSVTVQGGSPKFNETLYNAGIVYAATDSLSLFANYSEGFGMPDVGRALRSIDQSGISLNNFDGFKPIVTDNVETGFRFKKDRFDLEASYYQSNAKLGERVVQSGDVFTSQRQRTRIQGVEVTAGYQINEQHKVNASYAHMEGKFDSNSDGKLDKKLNGLNNVAPDRVIASWSANWNDKWSSFVQANYAFSRSFDDAGLAFDGYLLMDAAVGYKLPYGRLNVAVANLLDKQYITYYSQAAQANDTRYFSGRGRTVTLGYSIDF; encoded by the coding sequence ATGCGCACTTTACTCGCATTGATGCCATGCGTGCTGATTGCTCCGACGTATGCACAGGATGACACGACGAAAAAGGGTGAGGCGAATGGCGATGAGATGGTGATAACCGCCTCGCGCTCGAATATCCAGCAGCAGAAAGCGCCGCAGGTAGTCACCGTCATTACTAAGGAGCAAATCGAGCAGCAGATGCAGGTCACCTCTGACTCGTCGCAAATTCTGAGCAATCTGTTGCCTTCGTTTTCCCCCAGCCGTCAGAAGATGAGTGGCAGCGGTGAAACTTTCCGCGGTCGTGCCGCTTTGGTGATGATTGACGGTATTCCTCAATCCAATCCTTTGCGTCCCACCGGACGTGAGATGCATACCGTCGACTACTCGATGGTTGAACGTATTGAAGTGATTCATGGTGCCAATGCGACTAACGGGATGGGGGCAACGGGTGGGGTGATCAATATCATCACCCGTCGACCGGAAAATGGTTCGTTTAATCAGCACGTCAACGTACAGACTACGATCCCGACAGAGAAGATTCGCGGTGAAACCGCCAGCTATAAAACCACCTATCGGGTTGATGGGCGTGAAGACTATCTCGATTACCTGTTCTCGATTGGCTATGAGAATCAGGGGCTGTATCTGGACGGCAACAATCGTCCCGTCGGCGTCGATAATACGCAGGGCGATACCATGGACTCCCGCGCTTACGATCTGCTAGCGAAAGTTGGCTACTGGCTGGATGACTATCAGCGTATTCAACTAAGCGTGAACCGCTATAACATCAAAGGTGAAAATAACTATCTGAGCGTGGATGGCGTGCGCAGGCTCGGTATTCCTACCACGTCGGTACGCGGTACGCCACCGGGTGAAGCACCGAATAACAGCATTTGGACAACGGGCTTAACGTATGAACACCACGATCTGGCAGGGATGAAGCTGTCAGCATTGGTGTTTAATCAGCGCTATGAGGCGCTGTTTGGTGCAACCCTGTCGGATACTTTCCAGGATACCTCTATTGCTCCTTTCCGTACGCTTTACGATCAGTCCCGCTCGGTTGCTAATAAGTACGGTACCAAGCTGGCGCTGACGAAAGACGACTTGCTGGATGACACGCTGAAAGTGACGGTGGGTTTCGATACGCTATACGATAAGGGTAAACAGGATCTCTACCTGACCAAACGTACCTATGTGCCGGAGATGGAATACACCAACTATTCGCCGTTTATTCAGGCCGAATATCAACTGCTGGATAACGTCACGCTGCACGCGGGTGTACGCCATGAAATTGCCAAGCTTCAGGTTAATGATTACCAAACACTGGCGTCTAATAATAGCGTGACGGTACAAGGCGGCAGCCCGAAATTTAATGAGACGCTGTATAACGCCGGTATCGTTTATGCCGCGACGGATTCGCTGAGTCTGTTTGCCAACTACTCGGAAGGATTCGGTATGCCGGATGTAGGGCGTGCGCTGCGTTCCATTGATCAGTCAGGCATTAGCCTGAATAATTTTGACGGCTTTAAACCGATTGTCACGGATAACGTAGAAACGGGATTCCGGTTTAAGAAAGATCGTTTCGATCTTGAAGCCAGCTACTATCAATCCAACGCAAAACTGGGTGAACGTGTGGTGCAAAGTGGGGATGTCTTTACTTCCCAGCGCCAGCGTACACGTATTCAAGGCGTTGAGGTCACCGCGGGCTATCAGATCAACGAACAGCATAAAGTCAACGCATCTTACGCTCATATGGAAGGAAAATTTGACAGCAATAGTGACGGTAAGCTGGATAAAAAACTTAACGGTTTGAATAATGTTGCGCCGGATCGGGTTATCGCCAGTTGGTCTGCAAACTGGAACGATAAGTGGAGCTCGTTCGTACAGGCGAATTATGCCTTCAGCCGCAGTTTTGATGATGCGGGATTGGCGTTTGACGGCTATCTGCTGATGGATGCTGCGGTAGGGTACAAGCTGCCGTATGGTCGTCTCAACGTTGCGGTGGCGAACCTGTTGGATAAGCAGTACATCACCTACTATTCCCAGGCGGCACAGGCAAATGATACACGCTATTTCTCCGGGCGTGGTCGCACGGTAACGCTGGGTTATTCGATTGATTTCTAA
- a CDS encoding ABC transporter substrate-binding protein has translation MISKLNRFNRVLNSVARQRFTLAVLLSFLLVTLVQAAEPPRQIRHALGVATVKGTPLRVVTLFQGATDSAVALGIKPVGVVESWTEKPIYRYLRPALQGVTLVGLETQPSLETIALLKPDLIVASTFRHEKIYGLLSQIAPTIALDRVSEFKDTIQMMGIALNREDKANEILSHWDRRVDSLRDRLKARFGARWPLSVSILEFREDHMRTYLPASFAGSVLEEIGFVWSRPESYTAGVMQKLTSKESIPVVDADLFFVLLRSDKPAVAQNYRDWQTHPLWQRLRAPQNQQVYPVDNVAWSLSGGIVGANHMLDDIERQFADPAGKKSNIARESTTR, from the coding sequence TTGATTTCTAAGCTTAACCGATTTAACCGCGTCCTTAATTCAGTAGCACGGCAGCGTTTTACGCTGGCCGTGTTGTTGTCTTTTCTGCTGGTGACGCTGGTACAGGCGGCAGAACCGCCGCGTCAGATTCGGCATGCGCTGGGTGTGGCCACTGTGAAGGGGACGCCACTACGTGTCGTGACGCTGTTTCAGGGCGCGACTGACTCTGCCGTGGCGCTGGGAATCAAACCGGTTGGCGTGGTGGAATCGTGGACGGAGAAGCCGATTTATCGCTACCTCCGCCCCGCATTACAAGGTGTGACGCTGGTTGGACTGGAAACACAGCCCAGCCTGGAAACCATCGCGCTACTCAAGCCCGATCTCATCGTGGCATCGACTTTTCGGCATGAAAAAATCTACGGTCTGCTGTCGCAGATCGCACCAACGATTGCGCTGGATAGGGTGTCGGAATTTAAGGATACGATCCAGATGATGGGCATCGCGCTAAACAGGGAAGATAAGGCGAACGAAATTTTATCCCACTGGGATCGGCGTGTGGATTCGCTGCGCGATCGGTTGAAAGCCCGATTCGGCGCGCGCTGGCCGCTCAGCGTGTCCATTCTCGAATTCCGTGAAGATCACATGCGCACTTATCTGCCCGCCAGCTTTGCCGGATCGGTGCTGGAGGAAATCGGCTTTGTCTGGTCGCGTCCGGAAAGCTACACCGCAGGCGTGATGCAAAAACTCACCAGCAAGGAGAGCATTCCGGTGGTGGATGCCGATCTGTTCTTTGTTTTGCTCCGTTCAGACAAGCCAGCAGTGGCGCAGAACTATCGCGATTGGCAGACTCATCCGCTCTGGCAGCGGCTTCGTGCGCCTCAGAACCAGCAGGTCTATCCGGTGGATAATGTAGCCTGGAGCCTGTCCGGCGGTATTGTGGGGGCGAATCATATGCTGGACGATATTGAACGACAGTTTGCCGATCCTGCGGGTAAAAAAAGCAATATTGCAAGGGAGAGCACTACACGATGA
- a CDS encoding FecCD family ABC transporter permease codes for MRQSIVTAVGITLLLFSIVASLMLGQTTISFGAVFNALFHYDPQQIDQILVLTTRLSRTVIALVVGASLAVAGALMQALTRNPLASPGIFGINAGAMFAIVLLSSLLTFSSQTALAWTAYLGAAVAGVMVYVLGTLGNARSSHLRIVLAGAAISALFISFTQALLVINQDGLDSMLFWLAGSVSGRSLSMLLPLLPYFVMALFLTLLLARHLNILVAGDEIAKGLGQRTTLVRALSGLCVIGLAGGAVAIAGNIGFIGLIVPHMVRRLLSADHRWLLPGCAIFGATLLLLADVVARLLIVPQEVPVGAMTALLGAPFFIYLARKGMRHG; via the coding sequence ATGAGACAGAGCATCGTGACGGCAGTGGGCATCACATTGCTGCTGTTCAGTATCGTCGCCAGCCTGATGTTGGGGCAGACCACGATTTCGTTTGGTGCGGTGTTCAACGCGCTATTCCATTACGATCCGCAGCAGATCGATCAGATTCTGGTGTTGACGACACGTCTGTCGCGGACGGTAATTGCTCTCGTTGTCGGTGCCAGTCTTGCCGTCGCCGGAGCCTTAATGCAGGCGCTGACGCGTAACCCGCTGGCTTCGCCGGGGATATTCGGCATTAACGCGGGGGCTATGTTTGCCATCGTACTGCTGTCTTCGCTGTTGACCTTTTCCTCACAGACCGCACTGGCCTGGACGGCCTATCTGGGTGCCGCTGTTGCGGGCGTCATGGTGTATGTGCTGGGAACGCTGGGTAATGCTCGCTCAAGCCATTTACGTATTGTGCTGGCTGGTGCCGCGATTAGCGCGCTGTTTATCTCGTTTACGCAGGCGTTGCTGGTGATCAATCAGGACGGGTTGGACAGCATGCTGTTCTGGCTGGCCGGTTCGGTGTCTGGCCGCAGTCTGTCGATGCTGTTGCCGCTGCTGCCGTATTTTGTCATGGCGCTATTCCTTACGCTGCTGTTAGCGCGTCACCTGAATATTCTGGTGGCGGGCGACGAGATCGCCAAAGGGTTGGGACAGCGAACCACTCTGGTCCGTGCGTTATCCGGGCTGTGTGTGATCGGGTTGGCGGGCGGCGCCGTGGCGATAGCTGGAAATATCGGTTTTATTGGGCTGATTGTGCCGCATATGGTGCGCCGTCTACTGTCTGCCGATCATCGCTGGCTGTTGCCCGGCTGCGCGATTTTTGGTGCCACGTTGTTACTGCTGGCGGATGTCGTTGCACGCTTGCTGATTGTGCCGCAGGAGGTACCGGTTGGGGCAATGACCGCGCTGCTAGGTGCGCCTTTCTTCATTTATCTGGCGAGAAAAGGGATGCGGCATGGGTAA
- a CDS encoding FecCD family ABC transporter permease, with protein MGKVFTVRMGSVSRQIDLRTSVVALLLLLVLLAVVFLSLSLGEVVLSPVQVMSALLGKAGSGVYFIVNDLRLPRALLALLVGGALAISGLILQSIVRNPLASPDILGITSGASAAAVFFLSFLATAISQRWLPLAAMGGAWITALAIYLLAWKQGASPLRLVLVGVGLSAIMGAAVTMMLVFSPIGTTLTAYVWLTGSIYGAQWQHVSELTGWLLLGAPFLVGLARHVNVHELDDALACGVGQSVGRIRLALLTLSVALAGAAIAYAGAMAFVGLLAPHIAKKLASRSFPGLALVSALTGGLLVMVADLIGRTAFLPLDLPAGIFISVLGTPFFIYLLLRQRY; from the coding sequence ATGGGTAAGGTGTTTACCGTGCGGATGGGGAGCGTTTCACGTCAGATTGATCTACGTACCTCTGTGGTGGCGCTCTTGCTCCTGCTGGTGCTGTTAGCCGTCGTGTTTCTCTCTCTGTCGCTGGGGGAAGTGGTGCTGTCGCCTGTGCAGGTGATGTCGGCGCTGCTGGGAAAGGCAGGCAGCGGTGTGTATTTTATCGTCAACGACCTGCGTTTACCGCGAGCGCTGTTGGCGCTATTGGTCGGCGGTGCGCTGGCGATATCCGGCTTGATTCTGCAAAGCATTGTGCGTAATCCATTAGCCTCGCCGGATATTCTGGGGATTACCAGCGGTGCATCGGCGGCAGCGGTCTTCTTCCTCTCGTTTCTGGCGACGGCGATAAGCCAGCGCTGGCTCCCGCTGGCGGCGATGGGCGGGGCGTGGATAACGGCGCTCGCGATTTATCTGCTGGCCTGGAAGCAGGGCGCATCGCCGCTGCGGTTGGTGCTGGTTGGCGTTGGGCTGTCTGCCATCATGGGCGCGGCAGTCACGATGATGCTGGTATTTAGCCCGATAGGCACCACGCTGACAGCCTATGTGTGGCTGACGGGCAGTATTTACGGCGCACAGTGGCAGCATGTGTCAGAGCTGACGGGCTGGTTGTTGCTTGGTGCACCGTTTTTAGTGGGGCTGGCGAGACACGTTAACGTGCATGAGTTGGATGATGCGTTGGCCTGCGGTGTTGGCCAGTCTGTTGGGCGTATCCGGCTTGCGCTGTTAACGCTGAGCGTCGCGCTGGCAGGGGCTGCCATTGCCTATGCAGGCGCGATGGCGTTTGTTGGCCTGCTGGCACCGCATATCGCGAAAAAGCTGGCGAGCCGTTCATTTCCCGGTCTGGCGCTGGTGTCAGCGCTGACGGGCGGTTTATTGGTGATGGTGGCCGATTTGATTGGCCGCACTGCGTTCCTGCCGTTGGATCTGCCTGCTGGTATTTTTATCTCTGTGCTCGGAACGCCTTTCTTTATCTATTTATTGCTTCGGCAACGTTACTGA